The window ATCTTAAATATGCTTTCACAAACTCATTCCCCATACCTAATCTCTAAAAACATACAGAATCCTCCAAACACCCTCAAATACTACCACCTAAACTGAATAGAATCTATTGGAATATACTAGGAGAATCTAGATTAAATTGTTCCTTCCTATACACTTCTAACCTATTTATTTTTACTTTCAGTTGATTATCAATCAAATCTATAAAAGTCATATCTGTACCAAAGCTTCTCTAAATCTAACAAAATTCTAGATTGTCATTTCTACTTAGGTTAAGAGACTCTTTAACATTTCTCTACTTTCCCACTTATTTAACAAGGCATAGGATTCTATTTAAAATACATTTTTACGAAAATACTCTACAAAACTTTTAGATACTAAAATGTTGTTTTTAAGAAACCTATTATATAAAATATTTTTAGGTATCGGAGGATAGTATGGAAGTAAACACCGAGATTGTAGACAATGAAATCGTAAAAATAAAAGTCAAAGGTGAGTTAAGCATATTTTACATAGATCCCTTCGAAAGTACAGTACAAAAGAGTATTATTGAGGGAAAAAGCAAGTTTATATTTGATCTAAGAGAAGTTACTTACATAGACTCAATGGGCATTGGTCTGCTATCCATAGCAGCAAACAGTGCATTTCAAAAAGGAGAAAGAGTAACAGTCATAGTTAATAATCCTAAAATAAGGTACACCTTAAATGTCTCTAGACTACACGATTTCATAAACATTGTAGAAACCGAGGAAGAGGCATTAAACTTATTCAGGAAATAATTATGGTTTTCAAGAAGAGGATTTTCTCTACCTTCTCAGATTTAAAAGAACTAGAAAATGATTTTGAAAGTTTTCTAAGGGTAAACAGGGTACCAAGTGATGGAATATACGACTTAAAAATGGCAGTTCATGAATACCTTTTAAACATTATGGAGCATGGATATCACTGGATACCAGATAAAACAATAGAATTCGAAGCAGAAGTCAAAATGAAGGGCAAAAAGTTCGAAATATCTATAACAATACAAGACCATGCACCAAAATTCGAAATATCAAGAGAAAAAGTCCTCAAATCAATCGACAATAAAAGCTTCAGAGGGAGAGGTCTTTTAATGATACTAACTTTTATAGATGATATAATCTATGATTACTCATTTCAAGATGGAAATAGAGTAACAATGACTAAGTCTATTTTAATATCCTCATAAAAGCTCAGAAAGATATCTTACTACATCAACCATACTAAAAACACCAACTATATCTCCTTTCTTATTAACAACTGGTAATTTTCTTTTATTCTTTGAGATCATTAACCTCAACGCATCTTTTAAAAGCATATCTTCATTTAAAACTATTTCTTCTTGTTTCTCAACGATCTCTTCAGCCGTTATATCCTTTGCTTTATCAGGAGCAAATATGTACTTAATTAGATCAGTCGCATAAATCATACCAACAGGTCTGTCTTTATCTAAAACAATAACACCACTTATCTTTGACTTTATCATTTTATCAACTATCTTCGTCAAAGGATCTTTCAAGCCAACATAGTAAACAGGAGAAACCATGAATTCTTTAACTCTAGCATTTGATAAATCCATTTCATCCTCCTTAGGAAAGTATAACCAAAACATACTACAAATTACAACTGAATACTGTGGATAAAGACACAAATTTACAAAAGTACGCTAATCAATAGCATAACCTTGGGTAAAAACTACAACAGAATTAAAGATCAAAGCAGTTCCCATCCACACCATAATACTTAACCTACTATATGAAGTATAGTAAAAACCAAATCAACTTGCGACGATTATCTTTGTTCCTCACCTTCAATTATATCTTCAATCTTATCTTCAGAACCGGACAGAGATACTATGAAAACAGCATGCTCATATGAATATCTTGCAACTAAAGAATTATCAACATATTTTTTGAAACCAATAAAAGGAATTTTTGTCAAAAAAAATAATACAGCACCAAAAAGCAAAAATACAACCCATCCACCCACCAACACACCTAGTAATCTGTTTATAACACCAATCCTGAATAAATCTATTAGATTTTTGAGCAAAATGTAAACTATGAAAAAAACTATAAGGGAAACAAACATCATAGACAAAACAGCAATTGCAAACGAATATTCTTCGGCCACACCCACATGTTTAAAAAATGAAGACAACGGAGTAGCAAATGCATCTATAAGTACTATAGTTACAATGATACCTATCACAAGCACAAATATACCTATGAAACCTTTCTTAGCACCCCAAATTATACCCATAACCACTAAAGACATAAGTATTACATCAAGAATATTCATAACTCTTTAAATTATTTTACATCCAACCATATTATTTCAAATTGAAAAACTATTCAGAAATATATAGTAAAATAACC of the Brevinematales bacterium genome contains:
- a CDS encoding STAS domain-containing protein, with amino-acid sequence MEVNTEIVDNEIVKIKVKGELSIFYIDPFESTVQKSIIEGKSKFIFDLREVTYIDSMGIGLLSIAANSAFQKGERVTVIVNNPKIRYTLNVSRLHDFINIVETEEEALNLFRK
- a CDS encoding ATP-binding protein, encoding MVFKKRIFSTFSDLKELENDFESFLRVNRVPSDGIYDLKMAVHEYLLNIMEHGYHWIPDKTIEFEAEVKMKGKKFEISITIQDHAPKFEISREKVLKSIDNKSFRGRGLLMILTFIDDIIYDYSFQDGNRVTMTKSILISS
- a CDS encoding CvpA family protein, whose protein sequence is MNILDVILMSLVVMGIIWGAKKGFIGIFVLVIGIIVTIVLIDAFATPLSSFFKHVGVAEEYSFAIAVLSMMFVSLIVFFIVYILLKNLIDLFRIGVINRLLGVLVGGWVVFLLFGAVLFFLTKIPFIGFKKYVDNSLVARYSYEHAVFIVSLSGSEDKIEDIIEGEEQR
- a CDS encoding CBS domain-containing protein, with protein sequence MDLSNARVKEFMVSPVYYVGLKDPLTKIVDKMIKSKISGVIVLDKDRPVGMIYATDLIKYIFAPDKAKDITAEEIVEKQEEIVLNEDMLLKDALRLMISKNKRKLPVVNKKGDIVGVFSMVDVVRYLSELL